From the genome of Elusimicrobiaceae bacterium:
CTGGTGGACGAGCAGAACCGTCTGTCCGGCCGCAAGCCCGTGTTTTGCGAAACGCGAATTGATTTTGACGGGGATTTCCGGCCGGAAATTCTTATCGAGGGGCCGGAGGGCAGCTGGTATTTCAATCCGTCGCGCGGCGGCCAGCTGTTTGAGTGGGATATAAAAAAACGGGGCATCAATTTCATAAATAATATCACCCGCTATCGCGAAGCCTATCACCGCGACGTGGCGAACGCGCTGGTGGACGACGGAAGCGGCTCGCTTCTGCCCAACCGGCAGATCGCGCGGGAAGCTGGGCTCGACAAGCGCATTGTATATGACTGGCATGGCCGCAACTGCCTGCTCGACCATTTCCTGCGGCCCGGCACGAGCCTTAACGATTTCATGCGGGTGCAATATGGTGAGCAGGGCGATTTTGTGCTGGAACCTTATAAAGAGCAGGAATGCCGGTGTCATGACCTGTCCTCGACGCTCACGCTCAGGCGTAACGGCAATGTGTGGTGCGAAGACCGGCGCGTGCCGGTAACCGTGCAGAAAGCCGTGCAGATGGCGGGCGGCGGCTGGAAAGCCGAATACACGGTGCGCAACAATTCCGCGCGCGCGGAGAAGTTCTGGTTCGGAGTGGAGACGGCGTTCCTTTTTTCCAGCCCGACAGTATGCGGCATATTCGAGAAAAACGGCGTCAGGGAGCTTGATCTGGTGGATCCGTGGTACGGCAATCTCAAGCTGGTTTCAGACAAAGCCTGCACGGTATGGGGATTTCCGCTGGAAACGGTTTCCCGGTCGGAGGGCGGGTTTGAAATGACTTATCAGGGCAGCGTGGCGCTGTTTCTTCACCGTATTGAATTGCCTGCGGGCGGGGAGTTGCGGTTCAGTTTAAAAGCCGATGTCTGAAGAATTGCTGTTATTTTCGCTGTTAACCGCGCTGATGGAGCTCGATACCGTGTATGCGGGCCAGTTTATGGTATCGCGGCCGGTCATAGCGGGCCCGATCCTGGGGCTGGTTGCCCATAACATGGCGGCGGGTGTGATTCTGGGGCTGTGGTTTGAGCTGCTGTACGCGGGGTATGTGCCGGTCGGCGCGACAATCCCGCCCAGCGGGGTGATTTCCGCGGCCGCGGCCATAGCCGCGGCTGACATGTTCGGAGTGCCGCTTCCGGCCGCGTTTCTTGCAGGGCTGCTGGCAGGCGCGCTGTTTGGCGGGCTGGAGGAGTGGATGCGCAGGCTCCGGTCCGGCTGGAACAGGCTCATTGCCGAGCAGACCGCGCGCGACTGCAGTGTGATTGATCTGTGGATAGTGCGGTCCCTGCTGAGCCAGTATGCGCTCGGGTTTGCGTTTACGCTGCTGTTTTGCCTTGCGGCGGGCCCGGCGGCTGCGGCTGTCATGCGGCACGCGCCGGCTCAGTTAAGCAGGGCGCTGGAACTGGGGTTTTCGGTAGTGCCGTGGATAGGGATGGTTGTGCTCGCGGAGAGCCTGCGCTGCCGGAAGGGTAAAAATGGATAAGCTGATCCAGGCCAGAACTTTCATGCGGATGCTGCTGCTCCAGGGCGGCTGGAATTTCGAGGGGATGCAGAATCTCGGTTTTGCGTTCGCGATGCGCCCTGCGCTGGCGCGCATTTATTCCGGGGAGCGGCTGGTCGCGGCCATGCGCCGGCACATGGAGGCGTTCAATACCCAGCCGTTTATGGCGGGGTTTGCGCTGGGGCTTGTCATAAGGATGGAGGAACTGGCGGCCGCGCTGCCGCCGGACCTGCAGGAGGCGGAGTTCAAGCGCATAAGCGTGCTTAAAAGGACGCTCGGTTCGGTTACCGCGGCTATAGGGGACCGGTTTTTCTGGGGCACCGCGCGGGCGATAGGTTTCGTGATTCTTCTGCTCGTCTGGTGGGCGGGCGGGTTCAGCCGGTGGGCGGATTCGCCGTGGGCGCTGGATGAAAATTATTATACCGTCCACTGGAAAGTGCTTGTGGCCGGGCTGGCGGCCGGCGTGGTGATTTACAATGCGTTTTCGCTCTGGATCAGATGGCGCGGGATTTCATACGGTTATAAATGCGCCAGCGACAGTACCTGCGGGCTGGATTATCTCAACTGGCAGTTGCTGATAAGGTATTCGCGCCAGGCCGGGTTTGTGATGGCGATACTCGCGGGGCTGCTGTATTTTCACACGCTGCTGTCCGTTTCGGTTTATTCGGCCGGGTTTACCGCCGGCGCGCTGCGGCCGGTGCTGCTGGCGGTCGGCGCGGGCCTGGCGGCGGTGTGGGCAAGGCGCAAAGGATATTCGTCGGTTTATCTGTATCTGCTGGCGGTCGGGCTGGCCGGCCTGGCATATTCGATAGCATAGGAGAGGTCGTGTTAAAGGAAGATGTCATTATACTCAACAGGCTGGGGCTGCACGCCCGGCCGGCCGCCCTGTTTGTGCAGACTGCGGCGCGCTATAAAAGCGAGATCACGGTCACCAAAGACGGAGTTGACGTTAACGGCAAAAGCGTTATGGGCATGATGATGCTGGCCGCCGGAGCGGGCACGGCGCTTACGCTTACGGTGGCCGGGGAAGACGAAGCGGACGCCATGGGCGCGCTTAAAGGTTTGTTCGAACGGAAATTTGACGAAGAATAACGGCACAGAGGAAACCGCGTATGATTATTATCAAGGGGGTTCCGGCGAGTTCCGGAATAGCGATCGGACGGGCGTATGTCCACGAGGATGACGAACTGGTCGTGGAGAAGCGCGCCGTCGCCAGGGTGAACCTTAAAGACGAGGTTAAACGGTTCCGCGACGCGCTGCGCATGACCAACAGCGATCTGGACGCGGCGGAGAAGAAAGTCCTTAGCATGCTGGGCCGCCAGCACGCCAAACTTATTGACGCGCACCGGCTGATTTTAAAAGATCCGCTCATCACGCAGGAAGTGCCCGCGCGCATACTGCGCGAGGAAATCAACGCCGAATACGCGCTCAGCCAGACTCTTGAGCAGGCGAACCGCAATTTTGAAAAGATAGACGACGAGTTTTTCCGCGAGCGCCGCCACGACCTGTTTGACGTGGGCAAGCGGCTCATCAGGCACCTTGTAAAGCACACGCGCAAATCACTGTCCGACATAAAGGACCCGGTCGTGCTGGTGGCGCACAACCTCTACCCGTCCGACACCATCCATCTGCGCGAGAGCGAAGTGCTGGGTTTCTGCACCGATATCGGCGGCAAGACCAGCCATACCGCGCTGCTGGCGCAGAGCATGGAGATTCCGGCGGTGGTGGGCCTGTCGGACGTGACGCGTCAGATAAAGAACGGCGATATCGTCATTATTGACGGGGACCGCGGGCTCGTGCTGATTAATCCCGGCCCGGAAGCGCTGGATAAATACCAGAAACTGAAGCGCAAGGAAAAACAGGACGAAAAGAATTTCGAGCGGGTGCGCGAGCTTCCTTCGATTACCCGCGACGGGCGGAAAGTGAGCGTGATGCTTAACCTTGACCCGCGCGAAGACATCAGGCCGCATGTGCTGCTCAAGCCCGACGGGGTGGGGCTTATCCGCACGGAATCCATTTACATGAACCGGACGGTCACGCCTTCGGAGCAGGAGCATTTCGAGATATATACCCTGCTGGCCGGCGCGTTCGCCGGCAAGCCGGTCACCATCCGGCTCGCCGATATCGGCGGCGACAAGCTGGCCGCGCTCGGCATAGGCGATCTGGACAAGGAAGCCAATCCGTTCATGGGCCTGCGCGGGATAAGGCTGTTTTTGAAGCATTCCGACCTGCTGAAACTCCAGCTGCGCGCCGTATTGCGCGCCGCGCAGTCGAAAAACATAAAAATCATGATTCCGATGGTGACCACAATAAGCGAAGTCCGGCATGTGCGGCGCGTCATTGACGAGATTTACGCGGAATTCATCAAGGCCGGCGAGCCGCTCATGCACAAGCCGCAGCTGGGGATTATGGTGGAAGTGCCGTCCGCGGCGATCACGATTGACGGTATTCTGCCAGAGATTGATTTTGTTTCGATCGGCACGAACGACCTTATCCAGTACCTGCTGGCGGTTGACCGCGTGAACCAGCATGTGGCCGAGATGTACGATTCCTACAACCCGGCGGTGATCCGGATCATCCACCTGATCGTGCAGTCGGCCCACAAAAAAGGCAAGGAAGTGAGCGTATGCGGGGAAATGGCGTCCGACACCGTTACCGCCGCGCTGCTGGTGGGGCTGGGGGTGGACACGCTGTCGGTGCCTCCCAGGCGGTATTACAAGATCAAGCACATGGTGCGCGGGCTCAGTTTCGCCAAGTGCTCCAGCATGGCGCAGCAGGCGCTGCTGATGGCGAGCGGCGAGGATGTGCGCGAACTCATATACAAGGCTCTGGACGAAACCATTTGATGAAAACCCGTAACTTCTCCATCGTCGCACATATAGATCACGGCAAGAGCACTCTCGCCGACCGCCTGCTGGAAGAAACAGGCACCATTCCGCACCGCAAAATGCGCGAGCAGATTCTGGACGGTATGGATCTTGAGCGCGAGCGCGGTATCACAATCAAGGCCAAAGCCGTCCGCATGGGCTATACCGACAGGCACGGCGAGCGGTACCAGCTGAATCTCATTGATACTCCGGGCCATGTGGATTTTTCCTACGAAGTGGCGCGTTCCCTGCGCGCCTGCGAGGGCGTGCTGCTGCTGGTGGACTGCACGCAGGGTGTCGAGGCGCAGACGGTGGCGCACGCGCATCTGGCGATGCAGCTGGGCCTGAAAATCATTCCCGTGCTCAACAAGGTGGATCTGGCGCAGGGCGACGCGGATTCCTGCGAGGAGCAGCTTTGGGAACTGATGCGCGAACCGATCCAGGCCGAGCGGGTCAGCGCGAAAACCGGCGAAGGTGTGGCCGGGCTGCTGGAACGGATCGTGGCGGATGTGCCGGATCCCGGCCAGCACGTCGAGGCGCCGCTGCGCGCGCTTATTGTGGATTCGTTTTATGACAGTTTCCGCGGCGTTATAGTCTATGTGCGTATTATTGACGGCTCGCTCAGGACGGGGATGACGGTGCGGCAGTACGCGTCGGGTTTTTCGTCCAAGGTCGAGGAAGTGGGCTATATGCTGCCCGGACTGACCAGGTGCGATGAGCTTAAAGCCGGCGAAGTGGGCTATCTGATCGCCGGGGTGAAAGACATCCACATGATCAAGGTGGGCGACACGGTGATGGACACCGACCGGCCCGCCCGTGCCCCCCTGCCCGGCTACCGGGAAGCCAAGCCGGTGGTGTTTGCCAGCATTTTCCCGATCAGCTCGTCGGATTACCAGCCGCTTAAGATGGCGATAGAAAAGCTCAACCTGTCGGATTCGGCGTTCCACTTTACCACCGAAAACTCCAAAGCGCTGGGCTTCGGGTTCCGGCTGGGTTTCATGGGGCTTTTGCATATGGAGATAGTCAAGGAGCGGCTGGAACGCGAGTTCGGAATTCCGCTCATCGTCACCAGTCCCAACGTCGTCTACCGGGTGAAAATGAGAACCAAAACCACCCATATCGAGGGCGCGCTGGGCACCGGGAAGGACGATTATCTTACCATAGACAATCCCGCCAATTTTCCCTATTACGGCGACGTGGAGGAAGTGCTTGAGCCTTATGTGACCGTGACTATAGTCACACCGATCGCCTATATGGAGAACATCATGCTGCTGCTGAAGGACAAGCGCGGCATCTACGGCAGTCTGGAGCACATGGGCAACAGCCGCGTGATCGTGAAATTCGACATGCCGCTGGGCGAGATGGTGATGGATTTTTACGACAAGCTCAAATCCGTTTCAAAAGGCTATGCCTCGTTCGATTATGAAATGGCGGGCGAAAAACCGTCCGATATCGTGGTGATGGAAGTGCTTATCCACGGCGAGCCGGTGGACGCGCTTTCCGTGATGACCCACAAGGACAAGGCCGAATACCAGGGCCGCCTGCTCTGCCTGAAACTGAAAGAGCTTATTCCGCGGCATCAGTTTGAAATAGCTCTGCAGGCGCGGGTGCGCGGCAAGATTGTCGCGCGCGAAACGCTGGGCGCGTTGCGCAAGGATGTTATCGCCAAGTGTTACGGCGGCGATATCACCCGCAAACGCAAGCTGCTTGAAAAGCAGAAAGAAGGGAAAAAGAAGATGAAGCAGCTGGGCCGTGTGGAAATGCCACAGGAAGCGTTTGTCGCGATGTTAAAGATCAGCCGGGAAAATTAGATCGCTGGTTGCACCGCGCTGAACCGCGCCGCAGCAGAGAAAGCCTCGTCCGCCATTCGCCAACCCCGTTGCTGCCGTGCGCTGTACATGGGGAGGGCGCGTGCGTCGCGGGAAACGTCGTTCCCCGGCCCGCTTTTTTCCGTGCGCTTAACCGGCAGAGCCGACAGGGTGAAGCATGCGGATCGGAAGGTTCGTGTTTCTGGCTGAAACAGGGTAAAAATATAACCCTAAAGGGTTAGTGGGTATATCAATGGAATGGAAATTGACGATTATAGGGCTGGTGTTTGCCGCGTACGCGGCCGGCACCTGGCATTTTCTGAAACGCAGACCGTTTCAGAAAGCGGTTTGCGCTTCGTTATGGAACAGTATTTTCTGGGCGTTGGCTGGTTTTCTGGTCGTTTTTGTGCTGTTTTTCGCGCATGGGCGCGGCATAGGGCATTTGTCTTTTAATACGAGGCTGCTTTTGTCCGGACTGATCGTAGCGGGTTGCGCCGGTGCGGGATTTTTCCGGCATAAAGACGATCCGGTTGAATATTTCCCCCGTATTTTCACGGAAAATGCGGAATGGACCGAAACTCTGGCAGGTTCCATCCTGATAGCGTCTGGGATAATGTTTTTCTTTATTCAGGCATTCAGCATGCCGTCTTCATCAATGTATCCGGCTTTGTCCGCGGGTGACCGGTTATTTGTCAATAAAATCAAATACGGGGTGCGCGTTCCGTTCAGTCACAAGCGGTATCTGCGGTTTAAAAAAGTGGAGAAAGGCGACGTGGTGGTTTTTGATTTTCCCGCTTCCAGCGCGGCTGAAGTGCAGTGCGGAGGCGTGCAGTACGGAAAGGAATTCATCAAGCGGGTGGTTGCCGGGCCGGGTGACACTGTCGAGATCAGGGCGGGTGTTTTGCTGGTTAACGGCGCGCCCTTTCCGGAAGATGAGCGGCTGTTGCGGTACAGAAGCGGAGAGCTTGTCGCTCCGCCTGAATTGAAAGAGGATGCGTCCGCTTACCAGACGCTATGGGAAAAACGCGGGCTGGGCAATAAGTATGAGGTTTCTTTGCGTGATTATTTCGGCCCGGTCAAAGTTCCGCCGGACAGTTATTTTGTGCTGGGCGACAGGCGGGAAAAGTCGTGTGATTCCAGGTTTTGGGGCCCGGTTCCGCAGACTAACATCAAGGGTACGGGCATGTTCGTTTACTGGCCGCCGGCCCATATAAAAAAGATAAAGTGATGTATGAGGGGAGCTATGAAAAAATACAGTGTGGCATTATTTTCATTTTTATTCGCCGCGGGGATTGGTCAGCAGGCGCTGGCGGACGATATTGTCAAAAGGTCCGCCGGGAGTAATTCCGGGCCGGTTTCTTCGGCCGGGTCCCGGGCGCGTGTTCTGGCGGCGGAATATGAGGGTGTTATCAATCCGGCCTGCGCGGAATATCTGGCCGGCGCGATTGCCAAAGCGGAGGAAGGAAAGTATGACGCTGTTGTTATACGGCTCGACACTCCGGGCGGGCTTGACCTTGCCATGCGCGATATAATCAAGGCTGAATTGGGTTCGACCGTGCCGGTGGTGGTGTATGTGTCGCCACAGGGCGGGAGGGCGGCGTCGGCCGGGGTGTTTATCACGATAGCGGCCGATGTGGCCGTGATGGCGCCGGGCACCAACATAGGTGCGGCTCATCCGGTCGCGCTTGGCGCGGTTTCAGCACCCGGAGAGAAGAAGGAAAATGCTCCGGCAAAAGATCCCATGGAGGCTAAGGTTTTAAATGATGCGTCCGCCTATATTTCGGCTATAAGCCAGAAGCGCAGCCGCAATGTCGAGTGGGCGGTCAAGGCTGTGCGGGAGAGCAACTCGATACCCGCCGCGGAGGCCGTAAAACTCAAGGTGGTTGATTTTATCGCCGATGATATGAATGATCTGCTGGCCAAACTGCATGGCAGGGAAGTGAAAGGTTTCGGGACACTTAATACGGCGGGCGCCGTGGTTGACGAGTTTCGTTTGACCCGCCGGCAAAAAATTCTTGCCGCTATAAGCGATCCCAATATAGCCATGATCCTTATGAGTCTGGGCGCGGCGGGGTTGCTTATTGAATTGTACAGTCCGGGGCTTATCCTGCCTGGGGTGGCCGGCGGAATCGCTCTTTTGCTTGCGTTTTATTCGCTCAAAACCCTTTCCGCCAATTTTGCGGGTGTGGCTTTATTGTTTCTGGGCCTGTTGTGTTTTATAGCGGAAATCAAGGTGGCCAGTTACGGGCTGCTTACAACAGGAGGCATTATTTCGTTGGTATTGGGGATGATTATGTTATTTAACGGAGCGTCTTCGTTTGGATTGAATGTTTCCTACTCGGTGATATTCGGCACGGTCGCCGGACTGCTGGCTGTAACGGGCATTATGCTTTATGTCGTGCGGGCTGCTTTCGGGCGCAGGGTGGTGACCGGCAGGGAAGCTCTTGCCGGGGCGGAGGGAATTGCGAAAACCGCGCTGAATCCGGACGGTACGGTGCTGGTGCAGGGCGAGCTGTGGGACTCAGTTTCGCCTTACGGCTCAATAGAAAAAGGCGAAAAAGTGGTGGTTGAATCGGCAAAGGGTTTTACTCTTACGGTTCGCAAGGCGTAAAGCGGGCGCAGAATAAAAGTTTTCATGTGAAAACTTGCGGCAGTTGTCGGAATACCGGGTAATTTGATAATATATATCCGCAGCGCATGGCTGCGGTTGCGGTGTTGTTTCTGATAACACGGGAATATCCTGGTGAAAATCTATATAAGGATGTCTGAAGTTTTCATGTGAAAACCACAGGCGGGTACTATGGGCGAAATAATCTCGATAGCCAATCAGAAAGGCGGCGTGGGGAAAACCACGACGGCAATAAATCTTTCCTATGCGCTGGCCTGTCTTAATCAGGAAGTGCTTGTGATAGACATGGACCCGCAGAGCAACACAACCTCCGGGCTGGGGGTTTCGCCTGAGGGGGTAAAGGCTTCAATTTACGACGTGATAAGCGGCAACGCCAAAGCGGAGGAAGCCATTGTCCCGACCGCCATGGAATGGCTGGACGTGCTCCCTGCCTCCCGTGATCTGGCGGGGGCGGAGGTGGAGCTTGTTTCAGTGCCGGGCCGGGAGGGAATTTTAAAAGCCGCGCTTGCGCCCGTCAGGAAGATGTACAGATACATTTTTATAGACTGCCCGCCATCACTGGGTCTGCTCACTCTTAACGCGCTCACCGCGTCCGACTCCGTGCTTATTCCGGTGCAGTGCGAATATTACGCAATGGAAGGGCTGGCGCATTTTATGGATACGGTGTCCAAAATCCAGACTTTCATAAATCCCGCCCTTAGAGTGGACGGCGGTGTGATGACGATGTTTGACGCCCGCATCAACCTTTCAAACCAGGTTAAAAGCGAAGTTTCAAAGTTCTTCGGAAACCGGATTTATCAGACCCCGGTTCCGCGGAACGTGCGTATTGCCGAAGCGCCCAGTTTCGGGCAGCCTATTTTCACTTATGACCCCGCCTGCCGCGGGGCCGTGGCGTATTTTGATCTGGGCAAGGAATTTCTTGCAAGACGCGGAGCCGATCCGGCGGTTTATGCCGACGCCAAGCCGTTCGTCGCCGATGAAATGCTGGATTACGATTTAGGAGATTAGACTATGAGACAGGCTTTGGGAAAAGGGCTGGACGCGCTTATTAAAAGAACCGGAGATGTTTCCGGCCGGGATTCCGCGGCGGTTAAGAAAATTCCCGTCAATAAAATCAAACCCAACCGGTTCCAGCCGCGCAGGGTGTTCAGCGACGAGTCGCTGGCGGAACTGGCCCAGTCCATCAAACAGCACGGGCTGGCGCAGCCTATCATAACAGCTTACAATGCGCAGGAAAAGTGCTATGAACTGATAGCCGGAGAGCGGCGCTGGCGCGCCTGCCAGCTTGCCGCCATGACCGAGATTGACGCTATTGTTCATGAAGCCATGCCGGATGAGCAGATGCTGGGGCTTGCGCTGGTTGAAAATATCCAGCGGGAAGACCTTAATCCCATTGACACCGCCATGGCGTACCGGGAACTGGTGTCAAAGTTCAACGTGCCGCAGGGCGAGCTGGCCCGCTATTGCGGAAAAGCCAAATCAACAATTTCCAATACACTCAGGTTGCTGGAGCTGGACGCGGATATTCAAAGGTCCATTCAGACCGGGCTTATCACCGAAGGGCACGCCCGTGCTTTGCTTACCGTGCCGGATAAAGAAGACCGGAAACGGCTTTTTCAGCTGGTGGTTGAAAGAAAAATGACGGTTCGCGACGCGGAAACCGCCGCCCGCGGTACAGGTGAACGGGAAAAAACGGCCAGACCGCGCAGACATGTTCCGCCAGAGGTCGCCGCATTTGAAGGGAAGCTGCGAGAACGGCTGGGCACCAGGGTGGAGCTCAAGCAAGGCCGCAAGGGCAAGGGCGCGCTTGTCATTCATTATCACAGTCTTGAGGACTTGGAGCGCATAGCGGGTTTGCTGGCGGCGAACTAGCGTTGGGGTACACGGAATAAAGGGAGGCGGAATGATCAGTTTCCGGGGATGGGAAAGAGTGGCTGTCGCGATTTTGCTGGCAGCGGGGGTTACGGGCGGTTCTGCGTTCGCGCAGACTGAAACCGACAGTGTGCCGGTGGTATACGGGCTTGCTCCGGATTTAAACGAGTTTTATCTTTATGCCGACGGCGGCTGGGACGGCAACTGGTATGTTGGCTACAGCAACTGCTGGCTGATAAAGCTGCCGTCTATCGCAAAAAAAGGCTACAAAAAAGCGTATATAGGAGCGCGGTTGGGCCGGGCGAAAGGGTTTCCTGTTCCGAACCGGCCGTGGGAAAAACAGCCGGTTGACGGCAAAATATACATGGGGCTTTCCAAAGATGGCGGGTTCAATTCCCGGCAGAGCTATTTTCTGGTTGACAATAATGACATCCCGCTGGAGGCCCAGCCTAAGGAAACGATAAAAGGGGTAGGCGGGGCGCAATGGTTCTGGACGGAAGTGCCGCTTGACGCGGTTTCATCCGTCAAACCGAATTATCTGGCGTTATGGGCCGAATCCGATTTCTTTACCGATGCGGCAAAATCGCCGATAATCGCCGGCGCTTCGCGCAAAAATTCCGGCGAGGATGCGGTATGGCTTAACAGTTCGCAGAAAGGCACTCCGCCGCGCGACGCAAAAACCGCGTTTGAACTGCCGATCAAGAACCTCATACCGGCCATGGCGGTCAAGCTGATTCCTGAAAACGAGCTTTCGGTGGTTGCCCGCGCGTTTAAAGCAGTTGCCGACGACACTAGCCTTGTGCTTTCCTTTTCGGTTATCGGGCAGGATGTAAGCCGGGCCTGGATCGAAATTTCATACGACAGGTTTAACTGGCTGCGGTTTTCAAAATTCATGTTTGAACCTCCGTACAGTTTCACCGTGCTGAATAAAAATCTGCCGAAAGGAAAGTATTACTTCCGGGCGGTAGCGACGGATGCGCTTGAAAATGTCGGTTATAGCGAAGTGCTGGCCATGAATGGGGCGGATGTCCAGTAAGTTTTTGAAGTGCGGGATTCGGTTTGTGCAATTGATATGATGAGCTTCCCCGGTTTCAATCCGGGGAGGCTTTTTTATGAAACGTTCCCGACTGCGCCATTAGCCGGTCGAGTGTTATTACGTTTTACCGGCAGGCGGGGGTTTTTGCTTGCAAACTTTGTTTGCCATGTTTACGCGGGACTATACCTCCCCCTGTTTTTGCTATGCCATGGCGGCAATCATTATGTCGCGCCGACCAGTGACGGATTTTTGTGAGCGGAATTTGTAAAATGCGCAAAAAGCAGGATCATTGCCATTCTGGTGTTGTATCATGTCTGCTCAAAAAAAGATACGAATGTATCCGGTATGAAAAAAACGGCAAATGATGAAAATAGCTGAAAAATCATGTTGCCCTGTAACGATTTTGCCCATACCGGACTATGCCATAAAGCAATACAGGGCAAATTTGAGCGTTTTTGGCGTATTTTAATATAAAAATAGAAGCAAAATAGTATATTTATAACAGAATATGTGGACATATTGTACACGGCATAAAACAGAAGAAGATTTTGCGTCGGTTAAAAAAGCCGATTAAAAAAATGAGGTTTATACATGCGGAGCATTTGCGTCCGGGCGATAGCGGCCATAATAAAAAAACAGATGAATAGCAGGCTGGACAGGTTTGTCTGTCCGGGGGATCGCGGAAAGCGGATTTAAAATTTCGCCAAAAGAAAACCCTGCCTCCGCCTTGAACCCGGGCGAACGCCGAAAACAGATTAAAAAACATTTGGAAGCGGCGGCTGTTGCCGTATTTCACAAATACCGAAAAAGCAGAACGCAAGTGGCGGCAACAATGTATTTTCGGTGTTGTCGTA
Proteins encoded in this window:
- a CDS encoding ParB/RepB/Spo0J family partition protein, translating into MRQALGKGLDALIKRTGDVSGRDSAAVKKIPVNKIKPNRFQPRRVFSDESLAELAQSIKQHGLAQPIITAYNAQEKCYELIAGERRWRACQLAAMTEIDAIVHEAMPDEQMLGLALVENIQREDLNPIDTAMAYRELVSKFNVPQGELARYCGKAKSTISNTLRLLELDADIQRSIQTGLITEGHARALLTVPDKEDRKRLFQLVVERKMTVRDAETAARGTGEREKTARPRRHVPPEVAAFEGKLRERLGTRVELKQGRKGKGALVIHYHSLEDLERIAGLLAAN